A region from the Vicia villosa cultivar HV-30 ecotype Madison, WI linkage group LG3, Vvil1.0, whole genome shotgun sequence genome encodes:
- the LOC131656179 gene encoding heavy metal-associated isoprenylated plant protein 24-like codes for MGVQGTLEYLSDLLSSTTKKKKKKQIQTVSLKIRMDCDGCVRKVKHVLSGVKGVKKVDVDMKQQKVTVSGYVEPKKVLKAAQSTKKKVELWPYVPYTMVAHPYVSQAYDKKAPPNMVRKVGDTSNTKETTFDDSYAEMFSDENPNACSIM; via the exons ATGGGAGTACAAGGTACTTTGGAATACTTGTCTGATTTACTCAGTAGCAccacaaagaagaagaaaaagaagcaaaTCCAAACTGTATCTCTCAAAATCAGAATGGATTGTGATGGCTGTGTTCGTAAGGTTAAACATGTCCTTTCCGGCGTTAAAG GAGTTAAGAAAGTGGATGTGGATATGAAGCAGCAGAAAGTAACAGTGAGTGGATATGTTGAGCCAAAGAAAGTGTTGAAAGCTGCACAATCAACAAAGAAGAAGGTTGAACTTTGGCCTTATGTTCCATACACTATGGTGGCTCATCCATATGTTTCTCAAGCTTATGATAAGAAAGCACCTCCTAATATGGTTAGAAAAGTTGGTGACACTTCCAACACAAAAGAGACCACCTTTGATGATAGCTATGCTGAAATGTTCAGTGATGAAAATCCAAATGCATGCTCTATTATGTAA